The following coding sequences lie in one Komagataeibacter sucrofermentans DSM 15973 genomic window:
- a CDS encoding LysR family transcriptional regulator: protein MDLRHLRYFVAVAENGSFTRAAEQIGMEQPPLSQQIKQLENELGVLLFQRLTRGVKLTDIGLVLLDQARALLGMQQQFIATATGLARGEKGHIRVGLAGAVSLLPMIPLTVRRFREVWPDVTIYLEESNTPALRKALHDRAIDIAIVRPPVPDGAGLLVSPLLEEETVVALPKGHPLAVNPHLELEMLADEPFIIFPRELGPGFHDAILSACHNAGFTPRMGQQAPQIASTVPLVAAGLGVSVVPRSLHQIHSGGVTYHSLGAKAPRAELAIAMRAGQHVPLLSNFIATLRACCRDMHAGTQAIAFDEAEGK from the coding sequence ATGGATTTAAGGCATTTACGATATTTCGTGGCAGTTGCCGAGAACGGGAGCTTCACGCGGGCTGCAGAGCAGATAGGCATGGAGCAGCCCCCTCTGAGCCAGCAGATCAAGCAACTGGAAAACGAACTCGGCGTATTGCTGTTCCAGCGCCTGACGCGCGGCGTCAAGCTGACCGATATCGGCCTTGTGCTGCTTGACCAGGCGCGCGCGCTTCTGGGCATGCAGCAGCAGTTCATCGCCACCGCCACGGGGCTGGCGCGGGGTGAGAAGGGGCATATCCGCGTGGGGCTGGCAGGCGCGGTCTCGCTGCTGCCCATGATTCCGCTGACCGTGCGCCGCTTCCGCGAAGTGTGGCCCGACGTGACCATCTACCTTGAGGAAAGCAACACGCCCGCCCTGCGCAAGGCGCTGCATGACCGCGCGATCGACATCGCCATCGTGCGGCCGCCGGTGCCTGATGGGGCAGGGCTGCTGGTCTCGCCGCTGCTGGAGGAGGAGACGGTCGTGGCCCTGCCCAAAGGGCACCCGCTGGCCGTCAACCCGCATCTGGAACTCGAGATGCTGGCTGATGAACCCTTCATCATTTTCCCGCGCGAACTGGGGCCGGGCTTTCATGATGCCATTCTCTCCGCCTGCCATAATGCGGGCTTTACACCGCGCATGGGCCAGCAGGCCCCGCAGATCGCCTCGACCGTGCCGCTCGTTGCGGCAGGGCTTGGCGTTTCGGTCGTGCCGCGCTCGCTGCACCAGATCCATTCCGGCGGCGTGACCTATCATTCGCTCGGCGCCAAGGCGCCACGGGCGGAACTGGCCATTGCCATGCGCGCGGGCCAGCATGTGCCGCTGCTGTCCAATTTCATCGCGACCCTGCGGGCGTGCTGCCGTGACATGCATGCGGGTACGCAGGCCATCGCTTTCGATGAAGCTGAAGGAAAATGA
- a CDS encoding (Fe-S)-binding protein codes for MKIGLFIPCYIDAFYPDAGIATLELLEKLGQDVEYPLDQTCCGQPMGNSGCNSDAAAAEALFVRNFAKYDKIVMPSGSCTHHVRDNFDAIPQTDEVRHVRENTYELVEFLHDILKVDAFPWAEFNHTVGLHNSCGTLRALRTASMSELGEKPFSKPMDLLSKVKGIRFATPRRPDECCGFGGTFSVTEEAVSARMGVDKVRDHHQAGAEYIVSADSSCIMHQQGCAERAGVPIRFIHIAQILNGAAQ; via the coding sequence ATGAAAATTGGCCTGTTCATTCCGTGTTATATCGACGCATTTTATCCCGATGCCGGGATTGCCACGCTGGAGCTGCTGGAAAAACTGGGGCAGGATGTCGAATATCCGCTGGACCAGACCTGCTGTGGCCAGCCCATGGGCAACTCCGGCTGCAACTCGGATGCCGCGGCGGCTGAAGCGCTGTTCGTGCGCAACTTCGCCAAATACGACAAGATCGTCATGCCTTCGGGCAGCTGCACGCACCATGTGCGTGACAATTTCGATGCGATTCCCCAGACGGATGAAGTCCGCCATGTGCGTGAAAATACCTACGAACTGGTGGAATTCCTGCACGATATCCTGAAGGTCGATGCCTTCCCCTGGGCCGAGTTCAACCACACCGTGGGCCTGCACAACAGCTGCGGCACCCTGCGCGCCCTGCGCACGGCCAGCATGTCGGAACTGGGTGAAAAGCCTTTCTCCAAGCCGATGGACCTGCTGAGCAAGGTCAAGGGCATCCGCTTCGCCACCCCCAGGCGGCCGGATGAATGCTGTGGGTTTGGCGGCACCTTCTCGGTCACGGAAGAGGCGGTGTCGGCCAGGATGGGCGTGGACAAGGTGCGCGACCACCATCAGGCAGGCGCGGAATACATCGTCTCGGCTGATTCATCGTGCATCATGCACCAGCAGGGCTGCGCCGAGCGCGCGGGCGTGCCGATCCGCTTCATTCACATCGCGCAGATCCTCAACGGAGCAGCTCAATGA
- a CDS encoding lactate utilization protein B, giving the protein MSNKPVNHAKAAEHFLEDAPHLQFHDERLWDMRQKRDAQMHILPEWQELREEASRIKEHTLSRLPEYLEQFETNAKKNGIHVHWARDGAEHNRIVGEILKAHNARNLIKSKSMVTEECDMRPYLAKQGVTVTETDLGERIQQLDDQLPSHIVVPAVHKLTADVAKIFAKDYHTDPNIRDPHLLAEAQRQAARPVILHADAGMTGGNFVVAETGTFVVCTNEGNADLSATVPNLHIATIGIERLVPRMADMGVFIRLLSRSALGSPITQYTTHFRGPQKGGEMHVVLVDNGRSARLGMEDFWTSLKCIRCGACMNTCPVYRRSGGLSYGAVYSGPIGAIIDPTFNERKYSTLPYASTLNGSCTNVCPVKINIHEQLYKWRRVLVQHHEMPFVKREIMHMAGKLMGQPKMYRAAIKATEVSLSTMPRFVLYNWLNPWGKHRENPHPVKQTFNDWYRKNRETAKPAAAPETKK; this is encoded by the coding sequence ATGAGCAACAAGCCCGTCAATCACGCAAAGGCGGCGGAGCATTTTCTTGAGGATGCGCCCCACCTGCAGTTCCATGATGAACGCCTGTGGGACATGCGCCAGAAGCGCGATGCCCAGATGCACATCCTGCCCGAGTGGCAGGAACTGCGCGAGGAAGCCTCGCGCATCAAGGAACACACGCTCTCGCGCCTGCCCGAATACCTTGAGCAGTTCGAGACCAATGCCAAGAAGAACGGCATTCACGTGCACTGGGCGCGCGACGGGGCGGAGCATAACCGCATCGTGGGCGAGATCCTCAAGGCCCATAACGCACGCAACCTGATCAAGAGCAAGTCCATGGTCACCGAAGAGTGTGACATGCGGCCCTATCTTGCCAAACAGGGCGTGACGGTAACCGAGACCGACCTTGGCGAGCGCATCCAGCAGCTTGATGACCAGCTGCCCAGCCACATCGTGGTGCCGGCAGTGCACAAGCTGACGGCGGACGTGGCCAAGATCTTCGCCAAGGACTACCACACCGACCCCAACATCCGTGATCCGCACCTGCTTGCCGAAGCCCAGCGCCAGGCCGCCCGCCCCGTGATCCTGCACGCCGATGCAGGCATGACCGGCGGCAACTTCGTGGTGGCGGAAACCGGCACGTTTGTCGTGTGCACCAACGAAGGCAATGCCGACCTGAGTGCAACGGTTCCCAACCTGCACATCGCCACCATCGGCATCGAGCGCCTCGTGCCGCGCATGGCGGATATGGGCGTGTTCATCCGCCTGCTCTCGCGCAGCGCGCTCGGCTCACCCATCACCCAGTACACCACCCATTTCCGTGGCCCGCAGAAGGGTGGCGAGATGCATGTGGTGCTGGTTGATAACGGGCGTTCCGCACGCCTGGGCATGGAAGATTTCTGGACCTCGCTCAAATGCATCCGCTGCGGCGCGTGCATGAACACCTGCCCGGTCTATCGCCGCTCGGGCGGCTTGTCCTATGGGGCGGTGTATTCCGGCCCGATCGGCGCGATCATTGACCCGACCTTCAACGAGCGCAAATACAGCACCCTGCCCTATGCCTCCACGCTGAACGGCAGCTGCACCAATGTCTGCCCGGTCAAGATCAACATCCACGAGCAGCTTTACAAATGGCGCCGCGTGCTGGTGCAGCACCATGAAATGCCGTTCGTCAAGCGTGAGATCATGCACATGGCGGGCAAGCTGATGGGCCAGCCCAAGATGTACCGTGCCGCCATCAAGGCCACCGAGGTCTCGCTCAGCACCATGCCGCGCTTCGTGCTCTATAACTGGCTCAACCCGTGGGGCAAGCACCGCGAGAACCCGCATCCGGTCAAGCAGACCTTCAATGACTGGTATCGCAAGAACCGCGAGACCGCCAAGCCCGCCGCCGCACCGGAGACCAAGAAATGA
- a CDS encoding LUD domain-containing protein, whose protein sequence is MTAARDEILQALRNNRPTPENHPLPPVATLGDLDASRERFITSLKILGGDVLEPVEGETLDQAILRRHPDAKVICSNVPEAKGTLPVEKVKTPQDAATIDVTVVRSPFGIAEMGSIFLSEAELPINSFAHLGQHIVVLLSVDQLTANMHTAYQERPEFKTANYGVLMSGPSATADIQGVLIRGAQGVRSLSVWFT, encoded by the coding sequence ATGACCGCCGCACGCGACGAGATCCTGCAGGCCCTGCGCAATAACCGCCCCACGCCGGAAAATCATCCGCTGCCGCCGGTTGCCACCCTTGGCGACCTCGATGCCAGCCGCGAGCGCTTCATCACCAGCCTCAAGATCCTGGGTGGCGACGTGCTTGAGCCGGTGGAGGGTGAAACGCTGGATCAGGCCATCCTGCGCCGCCACCCCGATGCCAAGGTGATCTGCTCAAACGTGCCCGAGGCAAAAGGCACGCTGCCGGTCGAGAAGGTCAAGACCCCGCAGGATGCCGCCACCATTGACGTAACGGTGGTGCGCTCGCCCTTCGGCATTGCGGAAATGGGCTCGATCTTTCTGAGCGAGGCCGAACTGCCGATCAATTCGTTTGCCCATCTTGGCCAGCATATCGTGGTGCTGCTGTCAGTTGATCAGCTGACTGCCAACATGCACACCGCCTATCAGGAGCGGCCCGAATTCAAGACCGCCAATTACGGCGTGCTGATGAGCGGCCCCTCCGCCACGGCGGATATTCAGGGCGTGCTGATCCGTGGCGCACAGGGCGTGCGTTCACTTTCGGTCTGGTTTACCTGA
- a CDS encoding HU family DNA-binding protein, whose amino-acid sequence MSKAFIAAVIQDSIDCTGVAANQAASDLIAAIVKELKREGGFTLPSFGTFTVKKTKARKALNPRTGEPVKVKAGKTVRFKASPNLKKAV is encoded by the coding sequence ATGAGTAAGGCCTTCATTGCAGCCGTCATTCAGGATTCGATCGATTGCACTGGCGTTGCGGCCAATCAGGCCGCATCTGACCTGATTGCCGCCATTGTCAAGGAACTGAAGCGCGAGGGTGGTTTTACCCTGCCGTCTTTTGGCACGTTTACGGTCAAGAAGACCAAGGCCCGCAAGGCGCTCAACCCGCGCACGGGCGAGCCGGTCAAGGTCAAGGCAGGCAAGACGGTGCGCTTCAAGGCCAGCCCGAACCTGAAAAAGGCTGTCTGA
- a CDS encoding NAD(+) synthase: MKDGTDTAGFHSLYHHGFARVAACTLPVVLADPMENARHTLQAIRACHEAGAVLSVFPELGLSGYAIDDLRQQDVLLDGVHEAIGWLAGQTAGLLPLVLVGAPLAVGDALYNCAVALHDGRVVGVVPKSYLPDYREFYEARQFAPGAGLRGGMVTLGGEAVPFGTDLLFHAPAVQGLVVAAEICEDMWVPHPPGVDAALAGATVIANLSASNITVGKARTRTLLCQSHSARCLCAYVYAAAGEGESTTDVAWDGQTSIFENGVTLAQSRRFPSGQVTLMADVDLDLLRQERLRMGTFADNRAQSAAGTWRRIDLAITPPETDMGLRRDIPRFPFVPSDPALLDQDCYEAFTIQVTALKRRLLASRAKTLVIGVSGGLDSTHALLVAARAAEECGLGRQAVLGYTMPGFGTTGATRDNAHELMAALGVQAREIDIRPAARLMLEQMGHPFAAGEAVYDVTFENVQAGLRTDFLFRLANQSGGIVIGTGDLSELALGWCTYGVGDQMAHYNVNAGLPKTLIQHLIRWVMGSGREQARTCTVLEAILCTEISPELVPATATQAVQSTESLIGPYALQDFTLFHVLRYGFRPSKIAFMALHAWGDATSGDWPPGFPAHDRRAYTLAEIRHWLGVFLNRFFGFSQFKRSAMPNGPKVVAGGALSPRGDWRAPSDGNARLWLEELERRVPKD, translated from the coding sequence ATGAAAGACGGCACGGACACGGCAGGTTTTCATAGCCTGTACCACCATGGTTTTGCCCGGGTGGCGGCCTGCACGCTGCCCGTTGTCCTGGCTGACCCGATGGAAAATGCCCGCCACACATTACAGGCCATCCGGGCCTGCCACGAGGCCGGGGCGGTGCTGTCCGTATTTCCCGAACTCGGGCTGTCGGGCTACGCCATTGATGACCTGCGCCAGCAGGATGTGCTGCTCGATGGCGTGCACGAGGCGATTGGCTGGCTGGCCGGGCAGACGGCAGGCCTGCTGCCGCTGGTGCTTGTCGGCGCGCCGCTGGCCGTGGGCGATGCGTTGTATAACTGCGCCGTTGCCCTGCATGACGGGCGCGTGGTTGGCGTGGTGCCCAAATCCTACCTGCCCGATTACCGCGAGTTTTACGAGGCGCGTCAGTTCGCCCCCGGCGCGGGGCTGCGCGGTGGCATGGTCACCCTGGGCGGCGAGGCCGTGCCGTTTGGCACCGATCTCCTGTTCCATGCGCCTGCGGTGCAGGGGCTGGTCGTGGCCGCCGAGATCTGCGAGGACATGTGGGTGCCGCACCCCCCGGGCGTCGATGCTGCCCTGGCCGGGGCCACGGTCATTGCCAATCTTTCAGCCAGCAACATTACCGTGGGCAAGGCGCGCACGCGCACGCTGCTGTGCCAGTCGCATTCGGCGCGCTGCCTGTGCGCCTATGTCTATGCGGCGGCGGGCGAGGGCGAATCCACCACCGACGTGGCATGGGATGGCCAGACCTCGATTTTTGAAAATGGCGTGACACTGGCGCAAAGCAGGCGTTTCCCCTCGGGGCAGGTCACGCTCATGGCCGATGTTGACCTGGACCTGCTGCGCCAGGAACGCCTGCGCATGGGCACCTTTGCCGATAATCGCGCCCAGAGCGCGGCGGGCACGTGGCGGCGCATTGACCTGGCCATCACCCCGCCTGAAACGGATATGGGGCTGCGCCGCGACATTCCACGCTTCCCCTTTGTGCCCAGTGATCCCGCGCTGCTCGATCAGGACTGCTACGAGGCGTTTACCATTCAGGTCACTGCACTCAAGCGCCGCCTGCTGGCCTCGCGCGCCAAAACGCTGGTCATTGGCGTATCGGGGGGGCTGGATTCCACCCATGCGCTGCTCGTCGCCGCCCGCGCGGCAGAGGAATGCGGGCTGGGGCGGCAGGCGGTGCTGGGCTACACCATGCCCGGTTTTGGCACGACGGGGGCCACGCGCGACAACGCGCATGAACTCATGGCTGCTCTTGGCGTGCAGGCGCGCGAGATCGACATCCGCCCCGCAGCCCGCCTCATGCTAGAGCAGATGGGCCACCCCTTCGCCGCGGGGGAGGCGGTGTATGACGTGACATTCGAGAACGTGCAGGCGGGCCTGCGCACCGATTTCCTGTTCCGGCTGGCCAACCAGTCGGGCGGGATCGTGATCGGCACGGGCGACCTGTCAGAGCTGGCGCTGGGGTGGTGCACCTATGGCGTGGGCGACCAGATGGCGCATTACAACGTCAATGCCGGGCTGCCCAAGACCCTGATCCAGCACCTGATCCGCTGGGTCATGGGCAGCGGCCGCGAGCAGGCACGCACCTGCACGGTGCTCGAGGCCATTCTGTGCACCGAGATCTCGCCCGAACTGGTGCCCGCCACCGCAACGCAGGCGGTGCAGAGCACGGAATCGCTGATCGGACCCTACGCGTTGCAGGATTTCACCCTGTTTCATGTGCTGCGCTATGGGTTCCGTCCTTCAAAAATCGCGTTCATGGCGCTGCATGCCTGGGGCGATGCAACGAGCGGGGACTGGCCCCCCGGCTTTCCGGCGCATGACAGGCGGGCTTACACATTGGCGGAAATACGCCACTGGCTGGGGGTATTCCTCAACCGTTTCTTTGGTTTCAGCCAGTTCAAGCGCTCGGCCATGCCCAACGGGCCGAAGGTGGTGGCCGGGGGCGCGCTGTCGCCGCGCGGTGACTGGCGCGCGCCCTCGGATGGCAATGCCCGCCTGTGGCTGGAAGAACTGGAGCGGCGCGTACCAAAAGATTGA
- a CDS encoding DUF1328 domain-containing protein — protein sequence MDLLRWTITFLVLALIAAVFGFGGISDTFAYFGKVLFFIFIVLFILGLFFGRGRGTSP from the coding sequence ATGGACCTGTTACGCTGGACCATCACATTCCTTGTTCTCGCCCTGATCGCCGCGGTTTTTGGCTTCGGCGGCATTTCGGACACGTTTGCCTATTTCGGCAAGGTGCTCTTCTTCATCTTCATCGTGCTGTTCATCCTTGGATTGTTTTTCGGCCGCGGCCGCGGAACTTCGCCCTGA
- a CDS encoding disulfide bond formation protein B, whose product MVLAGCAALGVAWWSEYTLGHVPCGLCLWERWPYRVLAGLGLLGLVLPRDAARGALWLCMPVLLVAAFLGGLHVGVEQGWWPSPLPECRAPTFHGGSFAQRLASMPRRPAKPCDAATYLVPGVPLSMAALGGIYALALIPVVRRGLRIRAKFRGRGRKTIQG is encoded by the coding sequence ATGGTACTGGCCGGGTGCGCCGCCCTTGGCGTGGCCTGGTGGAGTGAATACACGCTGGGCCATGTGCCCTGCGGGCTGTGCCTGTGGGAGCGCTGGCCCTATCGGGTGCTGGCGGGGCTGGGGCTGCTTGGCCTCGTGCTGCCGCGTGATGCGGCGCGCGGCGCGTTATGGCTTTGCATGCCGGTGCTGCTGGTGGCAGCTTTTCTTGGCGGGCTGCATGTAGGGGTGGAGCAGGGCTGGTGGCCCAGTCCGCTGCCCGAATGCCGCGCGCCCACGTTTCATGGCGGCAGTTTCGCGCAGCGTCTGGCGTCCATGCCGCGCCGCCCGGCCAAGCCGTGCGATGCGGCAACCTATCTTGTGCCCGGCGTGCCGCTTTCCATGGCGGCGCTGGGCGGGATCTACGCGCTGGCGCTGATCCCTGTCGTGCGCCGGGGGTTACGGATCAGGGCGAAGTTCCGCGGCCGCGGCCGAAAAACAATCCAAGGATGA
- a CDS encoding trehalose-6-phosphate synthase codes for MGRLIIVSNRVPSPRERSQPAGGLAVGLKDALREGESLWFGWSGKQVQLHGGDPVPRLDKVDNVTYATIDLTPLQYEGFYQNFSNGILWPLFHYRVGLMNYSRTDWKTYLAVNAMFARTLLPLLKPDDTIWVHDYHLFPLGQALRDLGVKCRIGFFLHIPFPPWSLVRSLPGADLLLEDMQSYDLIGVQTPEDAENLNHSLQANGLDARGQAFPIGIDPDEFRAQAEKSMEGPEVERLEGSLRGAKLVLGVDRLDYSKGLPERFRGYEALLARYPEHRGKVTFLQVAPISRGSVEEYRQLRRQLDELTGRINGAYSEFDWTPIRYITRPLPREVLAGFYRRSEAALITPLRDGMNLVAKEYVAAQNPDNPGVLILSHFAGAAPEMDEGILVNPYDPDEIADALHAALTMGLAERRTRWQALEQEVSSTTAISWAADFLQALEAAPVAGRS; via the coding sequence ATGGGGCGGCTGATAATCGTATCCAACCGCGTGCCTTCCCCGCGTGAGCGCAGCCAGCCCGCGGGCGGCCTGGCGGTAGGGCTGAAAGATGCCCTGCGCGAGGGGGAATCGCTGTGGTTCGGCTGGTCGGGCAAGCAGGTGCAGCTACATGGCGGCGACCCGGTGCCCCGGCTCGACAAGGTTGATAACGTCACCTACGCCACCATTGACCTGACCCCGCTGCAATATGAGGGGTTCTATCAGAATTTCTCCAACGGCATCCTGTGGCCGCTGTTCCATTACCGCGTCGGGCTGATGAACTATTCCCGCACGGACTGGAAGACGTATCTGGCGGTCAACGCCATGTTCGCCCGCACGCTGCTGCCCCTGCTCAAGCCTGATGACACGATCTGGGTGCATGACTACCACCTGTTCCCGCTTGGGCAGGCGTTGCGTGACCTTGGGGTGAAGTGCCGCATCGGCTTCTTCCTGCATATTCCGTTCCCGCCATGGAGCCTCGTGCGCTCGCTGCCCGGTGCTGACCTGCTGCTTGAGGATATGCAGAGCTACGACCTGATTGGCGTGCAGACGCCAGAGGATGCCGAGAACCTCAACCATTCCCTTCAGGCCAATGGTCTTGATGCGCGGGGCCAGGCCTTCCCCATCGGCATCGACCCCGATGAGTTCCGCGCACAGGCTGAAAAGAGCATGGAAGGCCCGGAGGTCGAGCGGCTTGAAGGCAGCCTGCGCGGCGCGAAGCTGGTGCTGGGCGTGGACCGGCTGGATTATTCCAAGGGCCTGCCCGAGCGGTTTCGTGGCTATGAGGCGCTTCTGGCGCGCTACCCCGAGCATCGTGGCAAGGTCACGTTCCTGCAGGTGGCCCCCATCTCGCGCGGCAGCGTGGAGGAATACCGCCAGTTGCGCCGCCAGCTTGATGAGCTGACCGGGCGGATCAATGGCGCCTATTCCGAGTTTGACTGGACGCCGATCCGCTACATCACCCGTCCGCTCCCGCGTGAGGTGCTGGCCGGGTTCTACCGCCGGTCCGAAGCCGCCCTGATCACGCCGCTGCGCGATGGCATGAACCTCGTGGCCAAGGAATACGTGGCCGCCCAGAACCCGGACAATCCGGGCGTGCTGATCCTGTCGCATTTTGCTGGCGCCGCGCCGGAAATGGATGAGGGCATTCTGGTCAATCCCTATGATCCCGATGAGATTGCCGATGCCCTGCATGCCGCCCTGACCATGGGGCTGGCGGAGCGGCGCACGCGCTGGCAGGCGCTGGAGCAGGAAGTCAGCAGCACCACGGCCATCAGCTGGGCGGCTGATTTCCTGCAGGCACTTGAGGCGGCACCTGTTGCGGGGCGGTCGTAA
- the otsB gene encoding trehalose-phosphatase, with the protein MSKTPSLPSLDRLPPPARAAFLLDFDGTLVDIAPTPESVVVAPGLRDTLRRLRDKCGNALAVISGRPIEQIDHFLPDVPYAVAGEHGIAIRHAPGQPIERAALPPVPRAWIDEAEKLAASHPGVRIEHKKAGLVLHYRGAPDAGPALGRIADEWVKATSGAFHVQAAKMAWEIRPAGIDKGHAVEAVMQSAPFAGRLPIFVGDDVTDEDGMREAVRLGGVGFRIPNDFPDPAAFRAWLAQLAQGGDGAWGG; encoded by the coding sequence ATGAGCAAGACACCCTCCCTCCCTTCGCTCGATCGGCTGCCGCCTCCCGCGCGGGCGGCCTTCCTTCTGGACTTTGACGGCACGCTGGTGGATATCGCACCCACGCCCGAATCCGTGGTCGTGGCGCCCGGCCTGCGCGATACCCTGCGCCGCCTGCGCGATAAATGCGGCAATGCGCTCGCGGTCATCTCGGGCCGCCCCATTGAGCAGATCGACCATTTCCTGCCTGATGTGCCTTATGCCGTGGCGGGCGAGCATGGCATCGCCATCCGTCATGCGCCGGGCCAGCCCATCGAGCGCGCGGCACTGCCGCCAGTGCCCCGGGCATGGATTGATGAGGCGGAGAAGCTGGCCGCCTCCCACCCCGGCGTGCGGATCGAACACAAGAAGGCGGGGCTGGTGCTGCATTATCGTGGCGCGCCCGATGCGGGCCCGGCTCTGGGTCGGATCGCGGATGAATGGGTTAAGGCCACCAGTGGCGCATTTCATGTGCAGGCCGCCAAGATGGCGTGGGAAATCCGCCCCGCTGGCATCGACAAGGGCCATGCGGTCGAAGCGGTGATGCAGAGCGCGCCGTTTGCAGGCCGGCTGCCCATTTTCGTGGGTGATGACGTGACCGATGAGGATGGCATGCGTGAAGCGGTCAGGCTTGGAGGCGTGGGTTTTCGCATTCCCAATGATTTCCCTGATCCGGCGGCTTTCCGTGCATGGCTGGCCCAGTTGGCGCAGGGGGGCGATGGCGCATGGGGCGGCTGA
- a CDS encoding DUF2155 domain-containing protein produces the protein MRRALRCLPALLLAGLPGLAHATEWLSPPAMYPPDTWQGRTVAVVRVLDKLDAHTELLNVPVGQDMPYKSLTLRATSCLQRPATLPADSAAWLDVHDAHEGMAAFQGWMAVAEPATGVFQNPLYDVQLVGCAGDNVAPTPPPLATVAAPAATAPAMTTPDGQPAPPEAGGGNAAPIAPQAAPQPVSPPMPAMPPEPADEGAAPLMLH, from the coding sequence ATGAGGCGCGCGCTCCGCTGCCTGCCCGCCCTGCTGCTTGCTGGCCTGCCGGGCCTTGCCCACGCCACCGAATGGCTGTCGCCACCTGCCATGTACCCGCCCGATACGTGGCAGGGGCGCACGGTTGCGGTGGTGCGCGTGCTCGACAAGCTTGATGCCCATACCGAACTGCTCAACGTGCCCGTAGGCCAGGACATGCCCTATAAAAGCCTGACCCTGCGCGCCACGTCATGCCTGCAGCGCCCCGCCACCCTGCCAGCCGATAGCGCCGCGTGGCTGGACGTGCACGACGCGCATGAGGGCATGGCCGCCTTTCAGGGCTGGATGGCGGTAGCCGAGCCCGCGACCGGCGTGTTCCAGAATCCGCTTTATGATGTGCAGCTTGTCGGTTGCGCGGGTGACAATGTCGCGCCCACTCCGCCGCCACTCGCCACTGTCGCCGCGCCTGCGGCGACCGCACCCGCCATGACCACGCCTGATGGCCAGCCCGCACCGCCTGAAGCGGGTGGGGGGAATGCCGCGCCCATCGCGCCCCAGGCCGCGCCGCAGCCGGTTTCACCACCGATGCCCGCCATGCCGCCCGAACCTGCTGATGAAGGGGCAGCCCCCCTGATGTTGCATTAG
- the mlaD gene encoding outer membrane lipid asymmetry maintenance protein MlaD — protein MVAAVSGRAGRQPAELLAGFAVLAGLAGLLAYAVLDKGRPHETGYRLNAGFAHIDGLSIGSDVRLAGITVGQVVDERVDPKTYAAQVTFTVRPDIRLPDDTAAIITSDSLLGGKYIALSPGGDDKMLAPGGTIGETQGAISLEQLLSKFIFSVTDTLTKARQDKASQATPPAPGGDAP, from the coding sequence ATGGTTGCTGCTGTTTCAGGGCGCGCGGGCCGTCAGCCAGCGGAACTTCTTGCCGGGTTTGCCGTGCTTGCAGGGCTTGCGGGGCTGCTGGCCTATGCCGTGCTCGACAAGGGCCGTCCGCATGAAACCGGCTACCGGCTCAATGCCGGGTTCGCCCATATTGATGGCCTGTCCATCGGGTCGGATGTCAGGCTTGCGGGCATTACGGTGGGGCAGGTGGTCGATGAGCGCGTCGACCCCAAAACCTATGCCGCACAGGTCACCTTTACCGTGCGCCCCGACATCAGGCTGCCTGATGATACGGCGGCCATCATTACCAGCGACAGCCTGCTTGGCGGCAAATACATCGCCCTCTCGCCCGGCGGCGATGACAAGATGCTCGCCCCCGGTGGCACGATTGGCGAGACCCAGGGCGCGATCAGCCTTGAGCAACTGCTCAGCAAATTCATTTTCTCGGTAACCGATACGCTGACCAAGGCCCGGCAGGACAAGGCCAGCCAGGCCACGCCCCCTGCGCCGGGCGGAGACGCGCCATGA
- a CDS encoding NADH-ubiquinone oxidoreductase subunit NDUFA12 family protein encodes MANLGTRIYTRFRGRLVGKDADGRCYYEARTPNRTGGGEKRHERWVIYHKGEDASAVPSEWWGWLHHMEAAPLPESARQPWQQPWQPNQTGTVGAYHPPGSDCRGGQRASTTSDYEAWYPEG; translated from the coding sequence ATGGCAAATCTAGGCACCCGTATCTATACCCGCTTCAGGGGGCGGCTGGTCGGCAAGGATGCCGATGGCCGCTGTTATTATGAGGCCCGCACCCCCAACCGCACCGGCGGCGGGGAAAAGCGCCACGAGCGCTGGGTCATCTATCATAAGGGCGAGGACGCATCCGCCGTGCCGTCCGAATGGTGGGGCTGGCTGCACCACATGGAGGCCGCCCCCCTGCCCGAAAGCGCGCGCCAGCCGTGGCAGCAGCCCTGGCAGCCCAACCAGACCGGAACAGTGGGGGCCTATCATCCGCCCGGCAGCGACTGCCGGGGTGGCCAGCGGGCTTCAACCACCAGTGATTATGAGGCATGGTACCCCGAGGGATGA